The Humulus lupulus chromosome 7, drHumLupu1.1, whole genome shotgun sequence region atagtgttaggatgtatacctcgattgtactcgataaaactcaataggtgtataagagtttaattgaaTTTAATAACTCGATTGTACTCAATtatactcgataaaactcgataggtgtataagagtttaattggatttaataactcgattgtactcgataaaactcgataggtgtatacgagtttaattggattgtttgcctcgattgtactcgataaaacttgataggtgtataagagtttaattggattgtttgcctcgatagtcctcgattgtactcgataaaactcgataggtgtgacctcgataggactcgacataAATCGATAGAAATCAATATtttctgttttatgttgtagtttaactttttgacctttttttttgtttttttttttgcaaattcgACTGTTTTCGTATTTGtcgcattcaatggtgtttgggaactcgaaaatagggattggattttcagagatgctgaaaatcaagttctgcccgtggagaagggtgtgacatatgagcaactgcttgacattctgtacgatgagcttgatgtggataaatgtgtgcatgacttgaaaattgaggtcccgtacacatgcctatcacaatccgtcaaacctaccattataaaaaatgataggcatgtgcgtgcattcattgagTTAGCATCGAGATCTgtagagaagctcattcctctatgtgtCACATTGATTACGAAGGGAGgtgtaagaaatgcatcggcttctgccagcgttaataaagaagttcgatttgaagagaacatctCTCCTCCacgtcatggtttcaaaggaactcaaggtgacgttggaacatgtgttcccgagacaaatccagatgtcatagtccatggtgatatctcgGTTAGAGATCCTTCATACGTGCATGACACGGCGGAGTccgatccctatggctacgaaccttatgtcaacgacgatcctgttgctgatgcaacagatctcGGTGGGCTAGATGttagggcagattttccaacacagagttcagatgttatggtagatgaggagcgCAAAATAGAAGAccggcaaacacctgggaccagcagtagtcgtccaggtccaagtagaaccgatgatagttttagatggagttctccattggacttaggtgaagatcgtagaacatggagtacttccatgttcaccaaagaggatatagaggcctcacatcaacatcattcctcaaccagcaaagcttcaggagaattgcaccttgggaagttctttcagaacaagcttgaattgaaaaccaaagcatccatatttgcgatgaagaataattttgagtttatggtgaagaaatctgggactgatgtgtggtacattacctgcaaggatcctaattatggttggagattgaggggtaagaaaaaaatgcgatctgaaatgttcgagattactgtatacaacgaagtacatacttgctcacaagaaatgcgagataaggaccaccgtcaagcatcaccatgggtggttgggcacctaatcaagaggaaatttgctagcgatggtactcggtacatggcaaacaacataagggaggacatggagcaccattttggggttgaaatgagctatgagaaggcgtggagatgcagagaaaagactcttatgtatgtcagagggacacctgaggaatcatactccaagttacctggatacctgtgtcagttggagcataagaacccaagTACAATTattgattttgtagcagaagatagttgtttcttgtattgcttcttttccctcggtgtttctaggtgtggtttccagtactgtcgtcctgtaatttgtgtggatgacacattcttgaagaataagtatggtgggcACATGCTCTGTACTGTTgcattggatgcaaacaaccagttgtttccaattgcatTTGCattggtggatagtgagaaccataactcttggacttatttcatgagaaggaagccataggggacgttgagaaccttgcttttgtatcggacaggcataaaagcattaatcatgctttggagcttgtgttcccagatgcgtatcacaatgcatgttaccatcatatctgtatgaatgttgtggcaaaatttaaaactgaccacgtgcaagacatcatggggtgtgcagcgtacgcatttcgaagaacggaatttcacaagttctttgacaagattaaggtaattaatcagcccattgctcaatatctagaaggaattggctttgaaaggtggagtagtgcttattttcctggtaaccgatacaatatcatgacgagtaactacgtagaaagctttaacaataagaccaaggaggcaaggagctttctagttgccacttttcttgaattcataagattcacttttcagtcttggtttgcagatagacgtgaaagagctgcaaaagcaacaactgtgttatcacctgagatggaaaaatgatttgaagcaaataggtgataaagcaatttttttagatgtccaagtccttggttatcacgaatttcttgtggtcgatggtaatggtgatggtgaggtgaacttggccacaaaatcatgctcctGTGGCATGTTctaaaccattgggataccctgtgtacatgcttttgctgtagccagaaaaagaagcataaacatttactcattgtgccttactatagaatcgaggcattgaaggacacttataaagataatatttaccctgttgggaacgaggatgaatgggtaatccctgatcacatcagagatacggttGTCGACGTCCCCGctgagaaaacccctgtaggaaggcccaggaaacagaaagtgggtaggcgaaagacaaatcgctatgcttcacacggggaaaagattgtcaagccacgtaagtgtagcagatgtggtggtagtgggcacaataggaagtcatgtaaggctgcgatttaaaatattgtgttatgtaattatttaattgattttgctgcatttttcatatggaatacttcttctaatactttgtgtgtttggatgtcgaggcaaacacattatgtgaatttaatatttttttatttaataactttttcaaaaaatattgtttgataaaaaataatatacaaaactaactatatgctatactatacaagatgtgtaagacaaaaatgtaaagagcatcacggggCCAAATTTTGATAGAACAgatccacacaccacttggtcctgaaatgctggatgttctcatcgataacagtatcgagtggtagcctggcaaccagatgctcgatatgtttgatggcaaacataccacaatccccactgcatataatcgattttgtgtcaattaaagataaaaataactttaattttcagatttcaaaatccactaattaaataggggaataccttgtcttagtctgaggacactcctctggaggaatacgacaatatgagaaaggctttgcattctgctcaggatatacctggaggtcctcatggtcgtcaaacatgccagaacaccataacaacgaaggcaacaataagcaccaaggcttgatcgcttcctccatcagagtgggactgagcacgctatggttggaatcataaacgttgatgcaccacgttggaatggagacttcaatggcgatccaatgtgcggctttctcgacgtgcaaggcaaaatatacttcactcacattttgccatgatacaaggaattgattatcatcgcccttcaacattctcagcacatcgttgtcccatgtatacttagtgccgATTTCTCTtaaatgattccaacgacctaggcacacctaggggaaggtggtgttcatgatcgcagcatcctgccgaaatgcagCATGGTAAAAGTGGTGTCGGCGGCGTAGCTTGTGCAAAACAGcatcaatatgctaaaaaaacataaaaattcgttagtaccatcaatatattttaagattgaattgaaaacatgaatgtaatttacataccgaatcccaaagccaagtctggactgtgtgcaactgtaagaaccatgccacaccatGCGTCCCAGTATACACGTTGCGGTCTCTCTTATTGTCGATCTtcccgatgatccacttatggaagctcttctcctgctgtgggtcacacctcctcagtggttcagcaactagcccaTGTTTATCTAGTCTGATCTTC contains the following coding sequences:
- the LOC133791328 gene encoding uncharacterized protein LOC133791328; this encodes MLKGDDNQFLVSWQNVSEVYFALHVEKAAHWIAIEVSIPTWCINVYDSNHSVLSPTLMEEAIKPWCLLLPSLLWCSGMFDDHEDLQVYPEQNAKPFSYCRIPPEECPQTKTSGDCGMFAIKHIEHLVARLPLDTVIDENIQHFRTKWCVDLFYQNLAP